A single window of Debaryomyces hansenii CBS767 chromosome F complete sequence DNA harbors:
- a CDS encoding DEHA2F15884p (similar to uniprot|Q05521 Saccharomyces cerevisiae YDR284C DPP1 Diacylglycerol pyrophosphate (DGPP) phosphatase) produces the protein MDNVKKKVYSALNYFHTDDDFNRVTFGLKRNALSARLVRWRFADLVLLGVLCVLYIVTYKIEPFQRQFFINDLTISHPFAESERVTNGALFFYSVWEPIMVIGVIGLIMTKPENKIYVTYVSILGLCISCFTTSVVTDVLKNLIGRHRPDFLARCVPRSDAPLNVMVFAKDVCTTDNLDLLKDGFRTTPSGHSSISFSGLVYLSLWLSGQLVIMNENSGYWRSILAWIPTLQCTYIALSRTEDYRHHFVDVIIGSLIGLGMACWAYRRLFPHITHPKSYEPYIIISEEEDNDNPDTQYNRINQDESLSV, from the coding sequence ATGGACAACGTCAAAAAAAAGGTCTACAGCGCGTTGAACTATTTCCACACGGACGATGACTTCAATCGAGTTACATTTGgattgaaaagaaatgCATTATCAGCCCGTTTAGTGAGGTGGAGATTCGCAGATTTAGTCTTATTGGGAGTGTTGTGTGTTTTGTACATTGTCACGTATAAGATTGAGCCATTTCAGAGGCAGTTTTTCATCAACGACCTTACGATCTCGCATCCGTTTGCAGAATCCGAAAGAGTGACAAATGGGGCATTATTCTTCTATTCGGTGTGGGAGCCAATAATGGTTATCGGCGTGATAGGATTAATCATGACAAAGCCCGAGAACAAGATATACGTGACGTACGTGTCGATTCTTGGACTCTGCATCTCTTGCTTCACCACTAGCGTGGTTACTGACGTTCTCAAGAATTTAATCGGCAGACATCGTCCTGATTTCCTCGCTCGTTGTGTTCCTAGAAGCGACGCACCTCTCAATGTAATGGTCTTTGCCAAAGATGTCTGCACCACCGATAATCTTGACTTATTGAAAGACGGCTTCCGTACCACGCCTTCGGGCCATTCCAGTATCAGTTTTTCCGGTCTCGTGTACTTGTCGTTGTGGTTAAGTGGTCAATTGGTTATCATGAACGAAAATCTGGGCTACTGGAGATCTATCCTCGCGTGGATTCCTACATTGCAATGTACATATATTGCGTTGAGTCGTACCGAAGACTACAGACATCATTTTGTCGATGTCATCATAGGAAGTCTTATTGGATTAGGTATGGCATGTTGGGCTTATCGCAGATTATTTCCACATATCACCCATCCAAAATCATATGAACCatatattatcatttctgaagaagaagataatgacAATCCCGATACACAGTATAATAGAATCAACCAAGATGAATCTCTTAGTGTCTAG
- a CDS encoding DEHA2F15906p (weakly similar to uniprot|Q883L0 Pseudomonas syringae PSPTO2346 4-hydroxyphenylpyruvate dioxygenase) codes for MADYMECQQIPTPGTSIPSTPTESKASLSLDQLDTQIINATVNDDLSNDGPNSLQTLKNAVPYKTSMATITFNGTIWEKVDAVASAGFDGIEIMAPDLDETTPEELYQYCQSKNLEIIVLQPFRDLEGYDDESKFQSKLEELEKTFKVMQVLHTDLMMCCANCLPESEISSDESTIIKQLRVAADLAAKYNIRIAYENLSWATHIYTLDKLCHIVREVDRPNFGLCLDTFHINIHNSSLDVIDNMGDKIFFVQFCDAPILKLNTIIEYARNYRVFPGQGEYSNIVEMLSRIHNGGYKGYLSLEVFNASFRESTSYCKPVADDALRGLLYLQGLFCDQYLDKHIFPSLKVDYAILNTPVTSVSTDRPFSWTDLTLHMDQSSQAIFKLNCENLGYAKYFNSQTLSSDSAASMLTPTQSPAISRIILKVNNRLEYNRQYLFIRSVFGMSHIQNDPYNTATDFGLPNSSTFGYSSGGLIITLTLNQE; via the coding sequence atggCTGATTATATGGAATGCCAGCAGATACCCACGCCTGGAACGAGTATACCCTCGACTCCCACAGAAAGTAAAGCAAGCTTAAGTTTAGACCAACTTGATACCCAAATAATTAACGCAACAGTTAATGATGACTTGTCTAATGATGGACCAAATAGTTTGCAAACCTTAAAGAATGCCGTTCCATATAAAACATCGATGGCTACCATAACTTTTAACGGAACCATTTGGGAAAAGGTCGATGCTGTTGCTAGTGCAGGTTTCGATGGAATTGAGATCATGGCTCCAGATTTGGATGAGACAACCCCCGAAGAGTTGTATCAATACTGTCAATCCAAAAACCTTGAAATCATCGTATTACAACCATTTAGGGACTTGGAGGGGtatgatgatgaatctAAATTCCAGAGCAAGCTTGAGGAGTTAGAAAAAACCTTCAAAGTGATGCAGGTGCTCCACACAGACCTCATGATGTGTTGTGCTAATTGCTTACCTGAGTCTGAAATTTCGCTGGATGAATCTACGATCATCAAACAATTGAGAGTAGCAGCAGACCTAGCTGCAAAATACAACATACGTATTGCTTACGAAAACTTGAGCTGGGCAACCCACATTTATACATTGGATAAATTGTGCCATATCGTGAGAGAGGTTGACAGGCCAAACTTTGGGTTATGCTTGGATACCTTCCACATTAACATTCATAACTCGTCGCTTGACGTCATTGATAACATGGGCGATAAAATCTTCTTTGTTCAATTCTGCGACGCTCCTATTCTTAAGCTAAACACAATAATAGAATACGCCAGAAACTACAGGGTCTTCCCTGGTCAAGGTGAGTATTCCAACATAGTGGAGATGCTTTCAAGGATTCACAATGGCGGATACAAAGGATATTTATCGTTGGAAGTGTTTAATGCATCGTTCAGAGAGAGCACGAGCTACTGTAAGCCTGTCGCTGATGATGCCTTGAGAGGATTACTATACTTACAAGGACTCTTCTGCgatcaatatttggataAACATATATTCCCAAGCTTGAAAGTCGACTATGCCATCCTCAATACCCCCGTTACATCGGTATCTACTGATCGTCCATTTTCATGGACCGATTTAACCTTACACATGGATCAATCATCGCAGGCCATTTTCAAGCTCAACTGCGAAAATCTAGGGTATGCTAAGTACTTCAACTCCCAGACATTATCCTCTGACCTGGCCGCTTCAATGTTGACCCCAACACAATCACCAGCTATTTCCAGAATCATATTAAAGGTCAACAATAGACTAGAGTACAATAGACAATACTTATTTATAAGGTCGGTTTTTGGCATGTCCCATATACAGAATGACCCTTACAATACTGCTACTGACTTTGGCCTCCCCAATCTGTCAACTTTTGGTTACTCCTCTGGCGGCTTAATCATTACATTGACACTTAACCAAGAATAA
- a CDS encoding DEHA2F15928p (weakly similar to uniprot|Q05533 Saccharomyces cerevisiae YDR287W inositol monophosphatase) has protein sequence MADTSQLDLKEIHEFAFDVAERAGKMLVAASQNRTADENIRLKKNTVDIVTETDEEVEKFIKTEINNRYPEHKFIGEETYSAGKSKKYLVDDDPTWIVDPLDGTVNYVHLFPMICVSIGFAVGGKSVVGVVHAPFLSQTYSAYPGGGAWLNKSIQLPLQNLPMPENAPKGCIFSCEWGKDRRYAPGSNLQRKVDSFINMATDYCHGVRSLGSASLDLCFVATGAFDIWWEGGCWEWDVAGAVAILNEAKGLVTTGNPPENPDVIPEVELGSRLYLAVRPCQGTDTETPRQSQERVIRQVWKRVNTLDYVRPQ, from the coding sequence ATGGCAGATACTAGTCAATTGGACCTTAAAGAAATACATGAGTTTGCCTTCGATGTGGCAGAAAGAGCTGGTAAGATGTTGGTGGCTGCATCACAAAATAGAACAGCCGATGAGAATataagattgaagaagaatacCGTAGATATAGTCACTGAGACCGATGAAGAGGTAGAAAAGTTTATCAAAACTGAAATTAATAACAGATATCCAGAACATAAGTTCATTGGGGAAGAGACATATTCCGCAGGtaaatcaaagaaatatcttGTCGATGATGACCCAACATGGATTGTAGATCCTTTAGATGGAACAGTGAACTATGTACATTTATTTCCTATGATCTGTGTATCAATTGGGTTTGCAGTTGGAGGAAAATCTGTTGTGGGTGTTGTACATGCTCCGTTTTTGAGCCAGACGTATTCTGCATACCCAGGAGGGGGTGCATGGCTTAACAAGCTGATCCAGCTCCCATTGCAGAACCTCCCGATGCCTGAAAATGCCCCCAAGGGGTGTATCTTCCTGTGTGAATGGGGAAAGGACAGAAGATATGCTCCAGGACTGAATCTTCAGCGCAAGGTTGATTCGTTCATCAACATGGCCACTGACTACTGTCACGGTGTTAGAAGTTTAGGGAGTGCCAGTTTGGATTTGTGTTTTGTTGCGACCGGAGCATTCGACATATGGTGGGAAGGTGGATGCTGGGAATGGGATGTGGCTGGCGCAGTTGCCATCTTAAATGAAGCAAAAGGGTTAGTTACTACAGGAAACCCACCTGAAAACCCAGATGTGATTCCCGAGGTTGAATTGGGCTCAAGATTGTATTTGGCTGTTAGACCGTGCCAAGGAACTGACACGGAAACCCCCAGACAAAGTCAAGAGAGGGTGATCCGTCAAGTATGGAAAAGAGTAAATACTTTAGACTACGTTCGCCCACagtaa
- a CDS encoding DEHA2F15840p (similar to uniprot|P15442 Saccharomyces cerevisiae YDR283C GCN2 Protein kinase), which produces MKEESISSSLEHRQQDEVNSIASIYGDIFEDITPSGLVWNKKPSPHFKISLSSSECADRPTISLILDIEFTSTYPLSPPKIKILEPKNILKTRLQAIEKRIKDLIKEYPEEEVSFTIICDVKDMLDDFQQTTEKVLSLEEERELRLKNERLQLEKLEDMKQKEQEQEKKKQIEELSEQILMIQGEYDEDEQITTDNDDAITKDMLDERSLIPTDTSLHFVFENPIIGQFPGSKSKFKFRAVSGFVKYRKRDLLSPISTQYIVKPYIPPEVQERIDKKNIELSYLLTEIDLKHKYWLTDLGKKEIQDLESELQLIMNLNHDNIVKLYGFQIDKNPNEDQGWKIRLLTEFSSASDSLQDILPTAEFINWSLARTWLIQLLPGIEYLHNLGFVHKLICPLTVSVFELEIDYYYQNSTNEHLNSSAYEDSHSKRFSGLESTKILKLCHPSYGFRLLNMFESHPNEFNNSQNKTGFMSVLIPEKWIAPELKKSPKNHQSKTDIWDLGVLFIRVMLSYYILITTYRTPGEFYENFSAEDYVGAENYARLVYDLLSKMLQPKISKRPSPLELNAVKFLRDGPIMTNMRSSGPPHPYRYIEDDEENVMGAIEDFSIESKSLKNNPRDIQFSQYNQLSTMGNTNRRYSNQNQHPYILNDNSMSTNQRDMGRYERDFEEVGKLGKGGFGEVVKARNRIEGTFYAIKKIKHRANKLDSLLSEVLSLARLNHQYIVRYYGTWVEEIQETPNVFTSDDETDTESENDFESPFNTRSSSFLMNHDNSFQVDFISNSFDPKIEFADYSDDDNDDDFDDRIEFARSEDNSEQYDESLDTESGTSVAESSTHQTRANFKPGLVNNKVHGQQKSILYIQMEFCENNTLLNLIEQGLPGNQNEYWRLFRQLLEAVSYIHREGFIHRDLKPMNIFIDKSNNVKVGDFGLAKNSQFSSVVSTNNQVESSNKDLSTIVGTVFYTANEVATGDYDEKVDMYSLGIIFFEMCYPLATGMERARILNNLRLVTVDFPTSFVDSKFRTEKKIIKLLLDHNPKNRPSAVELLQSGWLPVEHQDHIIKEALKSLADPASPWQQQVRETLFNQPYSLAKDLMFDNYSKGSHIHHLDHSISDYLLFSKMIEGLFKIFKNHGAIEDFNSNILLPKSPAQSRELVYEVLDRSGSVLSLPFDLILPTARFLSRCNVTIPKMFRHEFVYRPNLRGAGVPDKYSAVNFDITTHDIASRKVNDAECLKVVDEILQSFPCFKAKNSSSIIIINHFDIITSVINFSFGNIGIEDKRRHEVIGVLSQLGIDKSPEEIKRYLREDFNVPHTVTKDLIDVFNFTTDPEKAKQKLEKAMLDSPLFLRVERALIYIKEVLSILRQFGVKSPVYLNPLSNYNNKYYSHGIMFQVIHQVDKNRRFSRVITGGRYDGLVSSLINKDVTKSSTPFVVGFSLTSTFMFLLMKNMDRRSKASSKNSEFSKVKWKKSRCDVLVTSLNESYIRLSGYEIVKSLWAHDISSDIFTSTSLEDIAHKTDIDGANWVVLIKQPNSLQKSKQKRSTGKFKPLRVKNVITNKVSDIEYEELVQFLQSEIEERNNDDEFDNLAGSGSTESTREGLKSDHNEDSESDKLSIRSGPIFTVDIDQKVVVVPNAAPRGRKNNKKEKWEIENDSKLASASLIKNVANSPIITIDARDEVLDMISITSLNQPDEWIRKVIFSNNNLPKSFATNIYNTLKKEASKGTRWVILHSSKTDKTCIIDLQK; this is translated from the coding sequence ATGAAAGAAGAATCTATATCTCTGTCATTGGAACATAGGCAACAGGATGAAGTAAATAGCATTGCATCCATTTATGGGGATATCTTCGAAGATATCACACCATCGGGGTTGGTTTGGAATAAAAAGCCCAGTCCACATTTCAAGATCCTGTTACTGTCTTCAGAATGTGCTGACAGGCCTACAATATCCTTGATATTAGACATTGAGTTCACTAGTACATATCCATTATCTCCACCGAAGATTAAAATTTTAGAGCctaaaaatattctaaaaACCAGACTACAAGCTATAGAGAAAAGAATTAAGGATCTTATCAAGGAATATCCCGAGGAAGAGGTGTCGTTTACGATTATATGCGATGTAAAGGATATGTTGGATGATTTTCAGCAAACAACAGAAAAAGTGCTATCTTTGGAGGAAGAGCGGGAGTTACGACTAAAGAATGAAAGACTTCAACTAGAAAAGCTCGAAGATATGAAGCAGAAAGAACAggaacaagaaaagaagaaacaaattgaGGAATTGAGTGaacaaatattaatgatacAGGGTGAGTATGATGAGGACGAACAAATTACAActgataatgatgatgcaATTACCAAGGATATGTTGGATGAAAGAAGTCTTATACCAACGGATACGAGCCTTCACtttgtatttgaaaatCCAATTATCGGTCAATTTCCTGGAAGTAAGtcaaaattcaagtttaGGGCAGTTCTGGGATTTGTCAAATATCGAAAAAGAGACTTGCTATCACCGATAAGCACCCAGTATATTGTTAAACCTTATATACCTCCAGAGGTACAAGAAAGGATagataagaaaaatatcGAATTGTCATATTTACTTACAGAGATAGATTTGAAACATAAATACTGGTTGACCGACCTTGGTAAGAAAGAGATCCAGGACCTTGAGAGCGAGTTGCAATTAATCatgaatttaaatcatgACAATATTGTCAAATTATACGGTTTTCAAATAGACAAAAATCCAAATGAGGATCAAGGATGGAAAATAAGGCTATTGACGGAATTCTCATCTGCATCAGATTCACTTCAAGACATTTTGCCAACTGCAGAGTTTATAAATTGGTCATTGGCAAGAACATGGCTCATACAGTTACTTCCAGGTATAGAATATTTGCATAACTTAGGGTTTGTCCATAAATTAATATGTCCTTTAACAGTATCTGTTTTTGaacttgaaattgattattattaccaaAACTCTACTAATGAACATTTGAATAGTTCAGCATATGAGGATAGCCATAGTAAACGATTTAGCGGCTTAGAATCCACGAAGATTCTCAAATTGTGTCATCCTTCCTACGGTTTTAGATTATTAAACATGTTCGAATCTCACCCAAACGAATTTAATAACTCTCAGAATAAAACTGGTTTTATGAGCGTACTTATTCCGGAAAAGTGGATAGCACCAGAGTTAAAAAAGTCTCCTAAAAATCATCAACTGAAGACTGATATTTGGGACTTGGGTGTTCTATTTATAAGAGTGATGTTGAGctattatatattgataacCACTTACCGTACACCAGGAGAATTCTATGAAAACTTCAGTGCCGAGGATTATGTTGGTGCAGAAAACTATGCTCGTCTTGTATATGATTTATTGTCTAAAATGTTGCAGccaaaaatttccaaaagaCCTAGTCCTTTGGAACTAAATGCAGTCAAATTCCTACGTGATGGTCCAATTATGACGAATATGAGGTCTAGTGGTCCTCCACATCCATATAGATACATTGAGGATGACGAGGAAAATGTGATGGGAGCTATAGAAGACTTTCTGATTGAGTCTAAATCGCTCAAAAACAATCCTAGGGATATTCAGTTTTCTCAGTACAACCAATTATCTACAATGGGAAACACAAACAGACGTTATTCCAACCAGAATCAGCATCCATATATATTGAATGACAATAGTATGAGTACTAATCAAAGGGATATGGGAAGATATGAAAGAGACTTTGAGGAAGTCGGAAAATTGGGTAAAGGTGGCTTCGGAGAGGTTGTCAAGGCAAGGAATCGTATCGAGGGCACCTTCTATGCAATAAAAAAGATTAAGCATCGTGCTAATAAGCTAGATTCATTACTTAGCGAGGTACTTTCTTTAGCTAGACTTAATCATCAGTATATAGTAAGGTACTATGGTACATGGGTAGAAGAGATCCAAGAAACTCCAAATGTATTTACTTCTGACGATGAAACTGATACAGAGAgtgaaaatgattttgaaagtCCGTTTAATACGAGATCTTCCTCTTTCTTAATGAATCATGACAATTCATTTCAAGTTGATTTTATATCTAATTCGTTTGACCCAAAGATCGAATTTGCTGATTATTCTGACGATGATaacgatgatgattttgatgatagAATAGAATTTGCAAGATCAGAAGATAACTCAGAGCAATATGATGAACTGTTAGATACTGAGAGCGGGACCTCTGTAGCAGAATCCAGTACTCATCAAACTAGAGCAAATTTCAAACCAGGTCTTGTAAACAACAAAGTCCATGGCCAACAAAAgtcaatattatatattcaaatggAGTTTTGCGAAAATAACACATTGCTTAATTTGATAGAGCAAGGCTTACCTggaaatcaaaatgaatattGGAGATTATTTAGGCAACTATTAGAAGCCGTATCTTATATTCATAGAGAAGGGTTTATACACAGAGACTTAAAACCtatgaatatttttatcGATAAATCGAATAATGTTAAAGTAGGGGATTTTGGTTTGGCAAAAAATTCACAATTCTCTTCTGTTGTTCTGACGAATAACCAGGTAGAGtcttcaaataaagatTTAAGTACAATTGTCGGTACAGTTTTCTATACAGCTAATGAGGTTGCAACAGGAGATTATGATGAAAAAGTTGATATGTATTCTCTTGGTATCATATTTTTCGAGATGTGCTACCCTTTGGCTACCGGTATGGAAAGAGCtagaatattgaataatttgagaTTGGTGACAGTTGATTTCCCAACGAGTTTTGTTGATAGTAAATTCCGGACagaaaagaagattattaagttattattagatCATAATCCAAAAAACAGGCCCAGCGCTGTAGAATTGTTGCAAAGTGGCTGGCTTCCAGTAGAGCATCAAGatcatattattaaagaagcaCTTAAATCTTTAGCTGACCCGGCATCCCCTTGGCAGCAACAAGTTAGGGAAACTTTGTTCAACCAGCCTTATCTGTTGGCTAAGGATCTAATGTTTGACAACTATAGCAAAGGTTCTCATATTCATCACTTAGATCATTCCATTAGTGATTATTTACTTTTTAGTAAAATGATTGAAGGAttgtttaaaatatttaagaacCACGGTGCAATTGAAGActttaattcaaatatattattaccTAAATCACCTGCGCAATCCAGAGAATTAGTTTATGAAGTGTTGGATAGAAGTGGGTCTGTTTTAAGCTTGCCGtttgatttaatattgCCTACAGCAAGATTCTTAAGTAGATGCAATGTGACTATACCCAAAATGTTTCGCCACGAATTTGTTTACAGACCCAACTTACGTGGTGCTGGTGTTCCAGATAAGTATAGTGCTgtcaattttgatataaCCACACATGACATTGCAAGTAGAAAAGTCAATGATGCTGAATGCTTAAAGgttgttgatgaaatattacaatCCTTCCCTTGTTTCAAAGccaaaaattcaagtagtataattattataaatcaCTTTGATATCATCACATCTgttataaatttttcttttggtaatattggtattgaagataaaagACGCCACGAGGTAATCGGAGTTCTATCCCAGCTTGGGATTGATAAAAGTCCAGAAGAGATAAAGAGGTACTTGAGGGAAGATTTTAATGTACCACATACTGTTACTAAGGATTTGATTGACGTGTTCAATTTTACTACTGATCCTGAAAAGGCAAAACAGAAATTGGAGAAAGCTATGCTTGATTCACCACTTTTTCTTCGGGTAGAAAGAGCTttgatatatattaaagaagttttatcaatattgagGCAATTTGGGGTTAAATCACCTGTATATCTAAATCCTTTAAGTAATTACAACAATAAGTATTATTCACATGGAATAATGTTTCAAGTTATTCATCAAGTTGATAAAAATCGAAGGTTTTCAAGGGTGATTACTGGAGGAAGATATGACGGGTTGGTctcatcattaataaataaagatgTAACGAAATCATCAACTCCGTTTGTTGTTGGTTTTTCTCTCACATCGACTTTTATGTTCttgttaatgaaaaatatggaCCGAAGATCAAAGGCATCATCCAAGAATTCAGAATTCAGTAAGGTAAAATGGAAGAAAAGTAGATGCGACGTTTTAGTTACAAGTTTAAATGAAAGCTACATACGATTGTCAGGGTATGAAATAGTAAAATCTTTATGGGCTCATGATATCAGCTCTGATATTTTCACTTCAACTTCGTTGGAAGATATTGCACATAAAACAGACATAGACGGGGCAAACTGGGTCGTATTAATAAAGCAGCCTAATTCCTTACAGAAAAGCAAACAAAAGCGATCTACTGGTAAGTTTAAGCCGTTGAGGGTTAAAAATGTCATCACAAATAAGGTATCAGATATagaatatgaagaattagtGCAATTTCTCCAGAGCGAAATTGAAGAGAGGaataatgatgacgaaTTTGATAATCTAGCGGGAAGTGGTTCAACTGAGTCGACAAGAGAGGGCTTAAAAAGTGATCACAATGAAGATTCAGAGTCAGATAAATTACTGATTAGAAGTGGTCCGATATTCACGGTCGATATTGATCAAAAAGTTGTGGTTGTACCCAATGCTGCTCCTAGGGGCCggaaaaataataaaaaggAAAAATGGGAAATAGAGAACGACTCAAAGCTTGCATCTGCATCGTTAATTAAGAATGTTGCTAACTCACCCATTATTACTATCGATGCGAGAGATGAAGTTTTAGATATGATACTGATCACTTCGCTTAACCAGCCAGATGAATGGATCAGAAAGGTCATCTtctcaaataataacttaCCCAAGAGCTTTGCaactaatatatataatacattGAAAAAAGAAGCTCTGAAAGGTACGAGATGGGTGATTTTACATTCATCTAAGACAGATAAGACAtgtattattgatttacaaaaataa
- a CDS encoding DEHA2F15862p (weakly similar to uniprot|Q03764 Saccharomyces cerevisiae YDR147W EKI1 Ethanolamine kinase) — MKSSVYCFVSSGEVRFVPINSNEDTLHPIEDPENDQISQMNRIANAVPREIKMKIENKNLLYKLNNASFSDLDSDSHHEGSNTPSLQVDSSPGTSPSPPPGNKCNDTSAINIHPTHAMYLPEYYIDLESSQDSEYSEVKALLSKIFPQTWVDATKIHIERVTGGITNMLLSCSYSGTQETVLMRVYGNGTNLIIDRHREFVSHLVLNSLELAPAVHARFRNGLVYGFLPGRSLKTEELHSEGLYPSIAQQLGNWHSKVDSEAIQNGVERLRNFTVEMKRQSKEHGKDGESVKKKSKKFKKRFISNVWELIEDWINIVPITPDLISSFNENSENEVTEENMREVIQDEFLWLKSVTVSTKSPLVTSHCDLLSGNVIIQSNYPVDNTSFKLPSLDMNPIKFIDYEYMLPAPRAFDIANHFSEWQGFDCNRAAIPEASLSNPTMVKWVKGYLNNENASQDEVGSLINEIAGFYGMPGFYWGVWAMIQSEISDIDFNYAEYGKSRLQEYWDWKVSNLKNI; from the coding sequence ATGAAGCTGTCTGTATATTGCTTTGTTTCCAGTGGAGAAGTGAGATTTGTTCCtataaattcaaatgaagaTACTTTACACCCCATTGAGGACCCCGAAAATGATCAAATCAGCCAAATGAATCGAATCGCTAATGCCGTTCCTCgagaaatcaaaatgaaaatagaaaataagaatctattatataaactAAACAATGCGTCTTTTTCAGATTTGGATTCAGATTCACATCATGAAGGCTCTAATACGCCATCGTTACAAGTGGATTCATCACCTGGTACTTCGCCCAGTCCACCTCCAGGAAATAAGTGTAATGACACGAGTGCCATAAATATTCACCCCACACACGCTATGTATTTACCTGAATATTACATTGACTTAGAAAGCAGTCAAGATAGTGAGTATAGTGAGGTTAAAGCTCTTCTTTCGAAGATATTTCCTCAGACTTGGGTGGACGCTACCAAGATCCATATAGAGAGAGTTACTGGTGGTATAACGAATATGCTTTTGTCGTGTTCATATTCAGGAACGCAAGAGACCGTTCTTATGAGAGTGTATGGGAATGGTACGAACCTTATTATAGATAGACATAGAGAATTCGTGCTGCATTTGGTTTTAAATTCCTTGGAGTTGGCACCCGCGGTCCATGCAAGATTCAGAAATGGTCTAGTATATGGTTTCTTACCAGGACGATCTTTAAAAACAGAAGAACTACACTCTGAGGGGTTATATCCTTCGATTGCCCAACAGTTGGGTAATTGGCATAGTAAAGTAGACAGTGAGGCTATTCAAAATGGAGTAGAAAGATTGCGGAATTTCACTGTAGAGATGAAGAGGCAATCAAAAGAACATGGAAAAGATGGCGAGTCCgtcaagaagaaaagcaaGAAGTTTAAAAAGCGTTTTATATCCAATGTGTGGGAATTAATCGAAGATTGGATCAACATTGTACCTATTACTCcagatttaatttcttcattcaatgAAAATTCTGAAAATGAAGTCACCGAGGAAAACATGAGAGAGGTTATACAAGACGAATTTCTATGGTTAAAATCAGTTACTGTATCCACAAAATCTCCCCTTGTAACATCACATTGTGATCTTCTTTCAGGGAATGTTATTATCCAAAGTAATTATCCAGTTGATAATACGTCGTTTAAATTGCCCCTGCTTGATATGAATCCTATAAAATTCATTGACTACGAATATATGTTGCCCGCACCTAGAGCATTTGACATCGCCAATCATTTCTCTGAGTGGCAGGGTTTTGATTGCAACAGGGCAGCCATCCCTGAAgcatcattatcaaatccAACTATGGTAAAATGGGTCAAAGGATACCTCAATAATGAGAATGCTTCACAAGATGAAGTAGGCAGTTTAATTAACGAAATAGCTGGATTTTATGGAATGCCTGGGTTCTACTGGGGTGTTTGGGCCATGATTCAAAGTGAAATTTCAGACATTGACTTTAATTATGCTGAATACGGCAAATCTAGATTACAAGAATATTGGGATTGGAAGGTAAgtaatttaaagaatatatag